The Gemmatimonadota bacterium genome includes a region encoding these proteins:
- a CDS encoding M3 family oligoendopeptidase, giving the protein MDWDLAAYFPAFDGPEMRRFKADLRDDLDTLLADASGTADLNPRNLEAWERIVLSFEDTVTRLRHLGSYVSCITSADANNDDFAAEEGALSLMDAQLAKILVELQRGYKSSSEEVFEAFTSRPALRDARYRISRIREQSRHTMSTEEEHLASDLGVDGIEAWGRLYDRISGKLTFEMAYPDGRREQVPMAQRRALMEHPDRRVRRAAFEGGNEAWASIETVPAAALNAIGGTRLTLYRHRGMDHYLDKALFQAAISRETLDAMFEAVFAEIDVARDILAYKAHLMGGDTLGWYDLSAPLTVEHQDEPSWEDARALVHRAFASGYPALADYTNETFEQKWIDWSPRPGKRPGAFCTGSPLTKESRVYMTYNDSMGDVLTLAHELGHAFHGHLMRGERTLNRAYPMTLAESASTFGEMLLMRGLLEEPDVSAETTAFLLNLEASDGATYLLDIPVRFEFDKAFHEERADGEVGVSRLKELMVETQRRVLGDVLDPEGGDPYFWASKLHFYITDTTFYNFPYTFGYLLSRGLFAQYEKEGPDFLPRYEQYLKRTGSDTAENVVRQTIGLELTEPGFWSDAIRGLEGVLERFKSSVDESRAVLN; this is encoded by the coding sequence ATGGATTGGGATCTGGCTGCTTACTTTCCCGCATTCGACGGACCGGAGATGCGCCGTTTCAAGGCCGACCTCCGGGACGACCTGGACACTCTGCTGGCCGATGCCTCGGGCACGGCAGACTTGAATCCCCGTAACCTGGAAGCGTGGGAGCGCATCGTCCTCTCCTTCGAAGACACCGTCACCCGGTTGCGTCACCTGGGCTCCTACGTTTCCTGCATTACCTCCGCGGACGCGAACAACGACGATTTCGCCGCGGAGGAGGGGGCATTGAGTCTGATGGACGCCCAGTTGGCCAAGATCCTCGTGGAACTTCAGCGAGGATACAAGTCCTCTTCCGAAGAGGTTTTTGAAGCGTTCACTTCCCGCCCCGCCCTCCGGGACGCCCGGTACCGTATTTCCCGGATCAGGGAACAGTCCCGGCATACCATGTCCACGGAGGAGGAACACCTGGCGTCGGACCTGGGCGTGGACGGGATCGAGGCCTGGGGACGGCTATACGACCGGATCTCGGGCAAGCTGACTTTCGAGATGGCCTATCCGGATGGCAGGCGGGAGCAGGTGCCCATGGCGCAGCGCCGCGCCCTGATGGAACACCCGGACCGCCGCGTGCGCCGTGCCGCCTTCGAGGGGGGCAACGAGGCCTGGGCGTCGATCGAGACCGTGCCGGCCGCCGCGTTGAACGCCATCGGAGGCACGCGGTTGACCCTGTACCGCCATCGCGGGATGGACCATTACCTGGACAAGGCTCTCTTCCAGGCCGCGATCTCAAGGGAAACGCTGGACGCCATGTTCGAAGCGGTTTTCGCGGAAATCGACGTAGCCCGCGATATCCTGGCGTACAAGGCGCACCTCATGGGCGGCGACACACTGGGATGGTACGACCTCTCAGCGCCTTTGACGGTGGAGCACCAGGACGAACCTTCCTGGGAAGATGCCAGGGCACTGGTGCATCGGGCTTTCGCATCCGGATATCCCGCACTGGCGGACTACACGAACGAGACCTTCGAGCAGAAGTGGATCGACTGGTCGCCCCGGCCGGGAAAACGTCCCGGAGCTTTCTGCACGGGATCTCCCCTGACGAAAGAGTCCCGGGTCTACATGACCTATAACGACAGCATGGGTGACGTGTTGACCCTGGCCCACGAGCTGGGACACGCCTTTCACGGCCACTTGATGCGGGGAGAACGCACGCTGAACCGCGCCTACCCCATGACCCTGGCCGAATCCGCTTCCACCTTCGGCGAAATGCTGCTCATGCGGGGCCTGCTGGAGGAACCGGACGTGAGCGCCGAAACCACGGCCTTCCTGTTGAACCTGGAGGCCAGCGACGGTGCGACCTACCTGTTGGACATCCCGGTGCGCTTCGAATTCGATAAGGCCTTCCATGAAGAACGGGCGGACGGTGAAGTCGGCGTGAGCAGGCTGAAGGAGCTGATGGTCGAGACCCAGCGCCGCGTGCTCGGCGACGTGCTGGATCCCGAGGGCGGCGATCCCTATTTCTGGGCGTCCAAGCTTCATTTCTACATCACGGACACCACGTTCTACAATTTCCCCTATACCTTCGGCTACCTGCTCAGCCGGGGTCTCTTCGCCCAGTACGAGAAGGAAGGTCCGGATTTCCTGCCGAGATACGAGCAGTACCTTAAACGGACCGGAAGCGATACGGCGGAAAACGTGGTGCGGCAGACTATCGGCCTGGAGCTTACGGAGCCCGGGTTCTGGTCCGATGCCATACGAGGGTTGGAAGGCGTGTTGGAACGGTTCAAATCCAGCGTGGACGAAAGCCGGGCCGTGTTGAACTAG
- a CDS encoding NUDIX domain-containing protein, with protein MTVIEGERNRFHGVEVDSDALPDNPDGFKERLDLSIREWKAEDLQVAWFKVPLARAFLIPALVDVGSVFHHSTTDYLMLTLRLVQDAFVPLYATHYIGAGGVVINEKDELLVVCERFRGGRAPYYKLPGGALQPEEHLAEGVVREVFEETGVPTRFDGLVCFRHWHGYRYDKSDIYFVCRLRPLHQIIEMQTTEIEECFWMPVATYMSSENVSQFNKLIVKAAVENQGLKETWVDGYGDPDRYEFFMPE; from the coding sequence ATGACCGTCATCGAGGGGGAGCGCAACCGGTTCCACGGCGTGGAAGTCGACTCAGACGCCCTGCCGGACAACCCGGACGGATTCAAGGAGCGTTTGGACCTTTCGATCCGGGAATGGAAGGCAGAAGACCTCCAGGTCGCCTGGTTCAAGGTCCCCCTGGCCCGCGCCTTCCTCATTCCCGCGCTGGTGGACGTGGGAAGCGTGTTCCATCACAGTACTACCGATTACCTGATGCTGACGCTCCGGCTGGTGCAGGACGCCTTCGTGCCGTTGTACGCGACCCATTACATCGGTGCCGGCGGCGTGGTGATCAATGAGAAGGACGAACTGCTCGTGGTCTGCGAGCGGTTTCGCGGAGGACGCGCACCCTACTACAAGCTGCCCGGCGGCGCACTGCAGCCGGAGGAGCACCTGGCGGAGGGAGTTGTCCGTGAGGTTTTCGAAGAAACGGGCGTGCCGACCCGCTTCGACGGCCTGGTCTGTTTCAGGCACTGGCACGGTTACCGCTACGACAAGTCCGATATCTACTTCGTCTGTCGCCTGAGGCCGCTCCACCAGATCATCGAGATGCAGACCACGGAGATCGAAGAGTGTTTCTGGATGCCGGTGGCAACCTACATGAGTTCGGAGAACGTCAGCCAGTTCAACAAGCTCATCGTGAAGGCCGCCGTAGAGAACCAGGGATTGAAGGAAACGTGGGTCGACGGCTACGGCGACCCGGACCGTTACGAGTTCTTCATGCCGGAGTAG